In Sphingobium sp. Z007, one DNA window encodes the following:
- a CDS encoding DNA cytosine methyltransferase has protein sequence MYKQLAARGTDAPWYQGWELTEQERATFRATTIASQQAKRRAASGDCSECKHPVYNPRLNPLDLMPQLVGNGLSALSLFSGGGGMDIGFDRAGFNHVASYEIMEGAASVLSAAHPEWAVYGGDSGDVRGVDWSKYRGKIDVLHGGPPCQPFSNAGRQNGASDVRDMIPEFVRAVLAIRPRAFVCENVSGLATKKFKNYIESTIIEPLKRQYVIRQFILNAADFGVPQARRRVLFVGFADQGEAAQFDIPTPTHRHYRSTGFPHNLPATMGVREALGLPDIGFDALSPTLRSGLTGPRHTTSVLSSVSALKQWNRLGVWPNGVAADRAAASAYVAKNGHFRLSLQDCLVLQGFPGDWPVERPVYFALGLIGNSVAPPMAYNLANSISRALHPATC, from the coding sequence ATGTATAAGCAACTTGCGGCACGTGGGACGGACGCGCCTTGGTATCAGGGTTGGGAACTCACGGAGCAGGAGCGCGCTACTTTTCGCGCGACGACGATTGCATCGCAACAGGCGAAGCGTCGTGCCGCTTCTGGCGATTGTAGTGAGTGCAAGCATCCCGTCTATAATCCGCGCCTGAATCCACTTGATCTGATGCCGCAGCTTGTCGGCAACGGCCTTTCCGCATTGTCGCTGTTCAGTGGTGGTGGAGGTATGGATATCGGCTTTGATCGTGCAGGTTTCAATCATGTCGCCAGTTATGAAATCATGGAGGGCGCGGCGTCGGTTCTAAGCGCAGCTCATCCCGAATGGGCCGTATATGGTGGCGATAGCGGCGACGTACGTGGCGTTGATTGGTCCAAATATCGGGGCAAGATTGACGTGCTCCACGGTGGACCTCCATGCCAGCCTTTCAGTAACGCGGGACGCCAAAATGGAGCCTCGGATGTTCGAGACATGATCCCTGAATTTGTCCGTGCGGTGTTAGCTATCCGTCCACGTGCCTTTGTTTGCGAAAACGTCAGCGGACTCGCGACAAAGAAATTCAAAAATTACATCGAGAGCACGATTATAGAGCCGCTCAAGCGTCAATACGTAATTCGTCAGTTTATTTTGAACGCCGCTGACTTTGGCGTGCCGCAGGCCCGTAGGCGCGTGCTTTTTGTTGGCTTTGCAGATCAGGGTGAGGCAGCTCAGTTCGATATTCCTACGCCGACTCACCGGCATTATCGCTCTACCGGCTTTCCGCATAATCTTCCTGCGACGATGGGCGTCAGAGAAGCGCTTGGGCTACCGGATATTGGTTTCGACGCACTGTCGCCCACCCTGCGTAGCGGCCTGACAGGGCCACGTCACACGACCAGCGTCCTCAGTTCGGTATCTGCCTTGAAGCAGTGGAACAGGCTTGGGGTCTGGCCAAATGGAGTCGCGGCTGATCGCGCGGCAGCCAGTGCATATGTGGCAAAGAACGGTCACTTCCGACTCTCCTTGCAGGATTGTCTCGTCCTCCAAGGGTTCCCAGGTGATTGGCCGGTCGAACGGCCCGTATATTTTGCGCTCGGATTGATAGGCAATTCGGTAGCACCGCCGATGGCTTATAATCTGGCAAATTCAATTTCTAGGGCTTTGCATCCCGCCACGTGCTGA
- the rplJ gene encoding 50S ribosomal protein L10: protein MDRNQKAEVVSALNAELAEVGVVVVTRNLGMTVAQSTVLRQKMRDAGATYKVTKNRLARIALDGTAYGPLSDLLTGPVGLATSVDPVAAAKVAVEFAKTNDKLEIVGGAMGQMLLDAEGVKALASMPSLDELRAKLVGLIVAPATKLATVTQAPAAQLARVFNAYAEKEAA, encoded by the coding sequence ATGGATCGTAATCAGAAAGCTGAGGTCGTTTCCGCGCTGAACGCAGAGCTGGCAGAAGTTGGCGTGGTCGTCGTGACCCGCAACCTCGGCATGACCGTCGCACAATCGACTGTCCTGCGCCAGAAGATGCGCGACGCAGGCGCGACCTACAAGGTTACGAAGAACCGCCTCGCCCGTATCGCCCTTGATGGCACGGCCTATGGCCCGCTCAGCGACCTGCTGACCGGTCCTGTTGGCCTCGCCACCTCGGTCGACCCGGTCGCAGCCGCCAAGGTTGCGGTCGAATTCGCGAAGACCAACGACAAGCTTGAGATCGTTGGCGGCGCGATGGGGCAAATGCTGCTCGATGCGGAGGGCGTCAAGGCCCTGGCATCGATGCCGTCTCTGGATGAACTGCGTGCAAAGCTGGTCGGCCTTATCGTCGCGCCTGCTACCAAGCTCGCAACCGTCACCCAGGCACCGGCAGCGCAGCTGGCGCGCGTCTTCAACGCCTATGCGGAGAAGGAAGCGGCCTAA
- the rplL gene encoding 50S ribosomal protein L7/L12: MADINALVEQLSALTVLEASELSKALEEKWGVSAAAAVAVAGPAAAAAPAAEEQTEFDVILTGDGGKKINVIKEVRAITGLGLTEAKSLVESAPKAVKEGVNKEEAEKVKKQLEEAGATVELK, encoded by the coding sequence ATGGCAGACATCAACGCTCTGGTCGAACAGCTTTCGGCCCTCACCGTTCTCGAAGCTTCCGAGCTGTCGAAGGCTCTGGAAGAAAAGTGGGGCGTTAGCGCCGCTGCTGCCGTCGCCGTTGCCGGCCCGGCTGCTGCCGCTGCCCCGGCTGCCGAAGAGCAGACCGAATTCGACGTCATCCTGACCGGCGACGGTGGCAAGAAGATCAACGTCATCAAGGAAGTCCGCGCCATCACCGGCCTGGGTCTGACCGAAGCCAAGTCGCTGGTCGAATCCGCGCCGAAGGCCGTCAAGGAAGGCGTGAACAAGGAAGAAGCCGAGAAGGTCAAGAAGCAGCTTGAAGAAGCCGGCGCGACCGTCGAGCTGAAGTAA
- a CDS encoding porin: protein MTLRLRLATGTALALLMTSMPQGAQAQSNVDLQRQIDALKAQVEALTAALSAGKGAQPVAVAPASTPASASTPVALAAATAPPSAIPASTAAPKAKAWYEKLSLRGYTQMRYNGFLSGDDTAPAGVSRLRSVHDSAISDRGGFSLRRVRLVLQGDVSDRVSLYLQSDFATAVNNQAGSERREGFAQLRDAYADVFLDKDKSLRLRFGQSKVPYGWENMQSSSNRLTLDRSDAINSAVPSERDLGVVGYYTPPSVEKIWDRLGHDGQKLFGNYGAFGVGVFNGQGTNRTEQNRGLMKVAFATWPFELDGLGGAFAGQVVEIGGSAMLNKVQPELRSGAVSEIAYDDNRVGLHAMLYPQPFGIQAEWNWGKGPEYDRDSLSIQTKKLNGGYVQMMYRLPTDSVGALMPYGRWQHYRGGWKASTSAPRLETDEFELGVEWQPWKAFEVTVAYARMKRAEADERRTGRAEGDLIRTQVQWNY, encoded by the coding sequence ATGACGCTCCGATTGCGACTGGCGACCGGCACCGCGCTGGCGCTGCTGATGACATCGATGCCGCAGGGCGCGCAGGCGCAAAGCAACGTCGATTTGCAGCGCCAGATTGACGCGCTCAAAGCCCAGGTGGAGGCGCTGACCGCTGCACTGTCCGCGGGTAAAGGCGCGCAGCCGGTTGCTGTGGCCCCGGCATCGACCCCGGCGTCCGCCTCCACGCCGGTCGCGCTGGCCGCCGCGACCGCGCCGCCATCGGCGATCCCGGCCTCCACAGCCGCGCCAAAGGCCAAGGCCTGGTATGAGAAGCTGTCGCTGCGTGGCTATACCCAGATGCGCTATAATGGCTTCCTGTCCGGCGACGATACGGCCCCGGCGGGCGTATCGCGCCTGCGATCGGTCCATGACAGCGCGATTTCTGATCGCGGCGGCTTCTCGCTGCGCCGTGTGCGGCTGGTGCTGCAGGGCGATGTGTCCGATCGCGTCTCGCTCTACCTCCAGTCCGACTTTGCGACCGCGGTGAACAATCAGGCGGGCAGCGAACGGCGCGAAGGCTTCGCCCAGTTGCGCGACGCCTATGCCGATGTGTTCCTGGACAAGGACAAGAGCCTGCGCCTGCGCTTTGGCCAGTCCAAAGTGCCCTATGGCTGGGAGAATATGCAATCATCGTCCAACCGGCTGACGCTGGACCGCAGCGACGCAATCAACAGCGCGGTGCCCAGCGAGCGCGATCTGGGCGTGGTCGGCTATTATACGCCGCCATCGGTAGAGAAGATCTGGGACCGGCTGGGGCATGACGGGCAAAAGCTGTTCGGCAATTATGGCGCCTTTGGCGTCGGCGTGTTCAACGGGCAGGGCACCAATCGGACCGAGCAGAATCGCGGGCTGATGAAGGTCGCTTTCGCCACCTGGCCGTTCGAGCTGGACGGGCTGGGCGGCGCCTTTGCAGGACAGGTGGTCGAAATCGGCGGGTCGGCGATGCTCAACAAGGTGCAGCCCGAACTGCGCAGCGGCGCGGTCAGCGAAATCGCCTATGACGATAACCGCGTCGGTCTCCACGCCATGCTCTATCCGCAGCCTTTTGGTATTCAGGCCGAATGGAATTGGGGCAAGGGACCGGAATATGACCGCGACAGCCTGTCAATCCAGACCAAGAAGCTCAATGGCGGCTATGTCCAGATGATGTATCGTTTGCCCACGGACTCGGTCGGTGCGCTGATGCCCTATGGCCGGTGGCAACATTATCGCGGCGGGTGGAAGGCCAGCACGAGCGCGCCGCGGCTGGAAACCGACGAGTTCGAACTGGGCGTCGAATGGCAGCCGTGGAAGGCGTTCGAAGTCACCGTCGCCTATGCCCGGATGAAGCGGGCCGAAGCCGACGAGCGGCGCACCGGTCGGGCCGAAGGCGACCTGATCCGTACCCAGGTGCAGTGGAATTACTGA